The DNA window CCGTCCAGTCCTCTTCCCTCTTTTGATGTGAGAAAGCGGAGGATATATATGCCGCTCAACTTCCCTTCCGTCTAATTGGATTGGAATGAGCGCTATTGAATCAAAGAGTGCTGGTGGTCACATGAAAATATCTCTTGAGGAGGCCTGCAAAACAGGACACGGCTAATACAATTTCACTATCATCCATCTTTGGCTAACTTCCATTGAATCAATCTGCATTTATTGCTGAAGCACAAACAACTGAGACCAGAGAGATTTCATGTCACAAGAATTCCGAGTGACCACACCAAAGCATTTTATAGCCGAAATGACTTTCACttagataaaacaaaaagctccCACTTGAGCGTAATTCACTATAATTTCCTTGAGATTCCTAAAAAAACCACCGCCGTCCAATCTCTATTGGAAATTACACGTCCACGGTCGGGTTGAGGCCACGAATTGCAGCGAGCGTTTTGTCAGAAATAGCACACAACAATAGAGCGCGCCCTCGTTGGCCCTCGGACTcgatagcaaaaaaaaaaaacgcaccaTGTACATCAAGAGCCTTGGAGGAAGTCTCTTAACTGCTCTTATCTAATTTCCTCTTTGTTGACCTTGTATCGGGACTCCGGAGGAGAAGATTCCTTTCGattccgccccccccccccctcccgcccgcTCGACGCTGACCAGACGCGTCACCGTCACGTCGCTAATCAGCAGCTCGTACCTCGTCACGCCCCCGCACAGCAAGTCTTATGTAACCGCAGTTAGCTCGGTGGTCACAGCGTACGGAGCAAAAAGGAAAGGATTTATCTGGATGGAAAGGAGCCATTTCCCACCGGAACGCCGGCGTTTGTCATTACAAAGTGCAAAAGACGTGTCGGTGAAGCATCGCGGCCTCTCACGGTCGACTAGCGAGTACGGAAAAGCCATTGGAGCGCTTGTTATTAACGTAATCTCCTGTGCATAACTCAAAGGGGTCTGTTCTGAGTTCTTTccacaacatttattttaatgccaTGAGTCATTAATCACCCTCAAGACCACTAAGTCGCCGTTGCATAACGTAACATTCCACATGCGTAGGTAGCGTCAAAGTCACGAATGCACTTGCGGTTTTTTTCGTAATTTGCGGCGGCGAGTGACGGAATGGAATTGTCGGGGTTTTTCTCCAGGTGGACAGCTGGGCGCTGGGGGTGCTGTTGTACACGCTGGTGTACGGAACCATGCCATTCGACGGGGGCGACCACAAGAACCTCATTCGCCAGATTAGCAACGGCGACTACAAAGAGCCCACGCAATCGTCAGGTACGTCGAGATGACGCAGCGGAATTCCAAAATAGTTTCAAaatggttttcatttttgtttagaTGCTCGGGGATTGATCCGTTGGATGCTAATGGTGAACCCCGAGCGCCGAGCCACCGTGGAAGATATTGCCAATCACTGGTGGGTCAACTGGGGCTGGAAGAACAGCGTGTGCGACTGCGACGCCCAGCGGGACCGCGGCGGCTCGCCCATGCTGGCCCGCTTCATCGACTGGCAGAACCGCACTGAGCCACGCGGTCCGGCCGCCTTGCCCCAGCTACTGCGCCAGAGGCCCAAAAAGTCGAAGAAAGAAGAAGGCGGACAGGCGGATGGTGGCGGCGAAGACAAACCGGGACTGAAGAGACCCAAAGGCATCTTGAAGACCAGAGCGGCGGGGGAGCAGCAGTCGGTCGGCGCCGAGGAGGGCCGGACGTCCGGGCCTGAGCAAGCgcaaggcggcggcggcgaggccTCCAGTCCAGAtcgggaagaagaagagacgCCTTTTGGGGGAGGCTCGCCGGCAAAGATGGTGCCCACCCTGCCCAAAAAAGGCATCTTGAAGAACAACCAACAGCGGGAATCAGGGTACTACTCTTCGCCCGAGCGCAGCGAGTCGTCGGAGCTCCTGGGCGGAGCCAGCATGACTCTGCTCGCCACCTCGCCACCCAAGAGAGCCATGGGAAGAAAGGGCATTTTGAAACGTAACGGCAAGTACTCCACCTACAGCGGCCCCCCCTCGGCGGCGGCCCTggcggccggaggagccctcgGCGAGCCCCCTTCCGCCGCCGACTCGGGCCTGTCGCGAAGTCAGAGTCGGCCGTCCAGCATGGTCGGGGAAGACGGCGGCTCGGTCAAGTCGGCAGAGTGGCACCCCTCCACGCCGCACCTGCGCCCCAACATCAGAGCGTGCGTGTCGGCCGAGAACCTGCTGCACCTGGCCAACTTCGCTAGCTTCCAACCGCCGCCCGCCACGCTCCAAGGCGCCAAGTTCGGCCGCGGCTCCAGAAGCAAAGGCTCCCCGCAGGACAATGGCAGCTTCTCGTTGCTGGGGGACCTGGAGGACATGACTCAGGTGTACCAGCAAGCCCTGGACATCAGCAGCAACCTCACCTAACACACAACTCCTGCTGTGTGTgagcgcgtgtgtgttttcgAGGCATTAACGACCGGTGTGTTACTGGGATAAAAAATTGGAGCGGTTATCCAAACAGGGCTGAAATCTCGAGGGAATTGTTaggccaacacacacacacacacgctcacacactcATAAGCGTACTTCGGAAGCGTATTGGTGgcgttaaaaaaaaggctcagTATCATGAAACGACGTGAAAAATATGGAACGTTTACTTGAAATTTGTAGAACAGTCTTCTCACATTATCACGGGAACTTATCTtgcatttgatattttttatttctgctgCCACAATGGCTCCACCCATTTCAAAACACTCACTTTTTTCAATCACCCTAGAAAAATAaggttaactcattcactgccagcccggtacaaaaagtgatttttgACGTCTATTCTCGTCAATGGCACTTAACGTGTGAAATTTCGATGAATCACCAAAATAAGTCATTCTTGCTTCATCCATCTCGAAATGATTGGATATGTTCACTTTTTCATGTGAAAAGACTGTTTTTGTTGGTGTTGTCGCAATACGCTGCCGTTGAGTACACACACTCAAGTGCACTTCTCAGGCCAGTGGAATATCCGTCAGGGCTTTTGTGAACAATCTTGacatacgcacacaaacacatacacacttacACAACGCCACCCAAGTGTGTTTCTCAGCTCCCGGTCCCCTGTCCACTTTGCTGCGTTTACACACTCGACAAGAAGCGCAgaccccacccaaaaaaaaaaaaaaatctcggtCGTCCGTTTACAAAAGCACCTTAAAGAACTCACACAGAGCACACAGGCTTTTGTGATCTTGACTTCCTTTTTTATGATGGCTTTTTGGAAGACGGGATTACAAACAAACCAGGGTCTTATTCcaaaaagttttatttattaatatttgcgtcgctctttctttttttgttgttgttgtcgtcgtcGTGCAAAACTTGACGGGCGTTTGCTATTACTGGAGTCCAAactctttattgtttttgttaaggATACAACCGACACTATAACTGTCTGTGCATTATGTTCATAAGACTCTGCGTGTTCTCGGGGTGGGAAGCAGGTGCCGATCACAATGGCACTCAGAAAAGGAAATGTCATTTGGATCCAGGTGGAACGATACCTGCACATGACAGTTGATGGGGAATATGGAGgaagtgcctttttttttaaacgtacAATACAAAATTCAACTTGTCATGGCTGCCCCCTATAGGCCTGGAGGTACACACACCaccatttatttgtgttgttttctttgtgagCCAGTTTTGGTTTTTTCCAAAGACTTTGTAATTGTCAGATTGGGTTTTACCCAAAGCGTCATCGGTAGagctaaaccaggggtgtgtttatcagcaatttttttttcataacttGCAGAACAAGGCCCGCCCCCTCAGCTAAACTACcaggtgtttgtttgtgtttttaaacccGTTGCTGACTAAACCAAATGTCGGGGCCCCGCCAGGCAGAGATGGGTGTGCGGCCCTCGAGGGTCGGCCATGTCAAGCGAGCACAATTAGCCGGCTATTGTTTGACAGAAAGTTGATTTGAgggaagagaggaaagtgaaaAGAGGAATTTAGTGGGATCTGGTTTGTGTAGAAGGACTTGTGAAGTAGATGGAAATAGATTAGAAAAAGTCAGAAGGTAGATGTTCTCCAACCAAAGATGCGAGCAAGATAATTTACGGGGCGAGGGAGTTGCAAGGACCCTCTGGGAATCCCCCGGCGTATGAAATCATCTCAGCATTGGCGTTAGCTTACGTTCTGTTGTGTTTACgaaccccccacccaccccgcCCTCACCCGAGGGCTGCCGATAGAGCTTTAAAACTACAAATGGCTgatgtttgattgacagcgtACCTAAAAGGTTTGGGAAGGCGTGACTGGAAAAAAGGTGTTGAATAAATGTTGCTGGTGTCTAGGATGGCTCCTctggtgccccccccccaaaagaaaacatcagaCACCTCGCGTGTTGTATTGCATTCTattgccttgttttttttattgttaactGGATTTACAGTGATCAGATTATACTATGTTAGTATTTTACGTTTATTATGCTTCTGTTTTTGATTTTACAAAATATaagaacttttttcttttttcatagcAAGGCTGGGAAAGAGTTTTTAATTTTGGTCGATTTGGTCACAGTTTTCCTCTCTTTGTGTTGGTTCACTAACACCTTgaataaaccaaaaaaaaaaaaaaaaggaaatatcaaaatgtatttaccaAAGCGCACGTGTCCAAAATGCTGGAAGAACATAAAGATGATAACGTGTGATGATGAAACTGGAAAAATATCTGTTAGTGAGCAGGAAGTGGAATCATAGGAAAACTTGACTGGAGATtgttatgacaataataagaataaattagtattttgttatttaaatattctttcttttcttatgGCTCATTAATCTTGTTGccattattttgatttatattttatttttggtgatCCTGGACTGCCAAGGTGGATTAAGTTGTGTGCCTTTGGTATCTtctatgtactttttttttttttttgataatgCAAATGATTATCAATGTGGTTTTATACTTGTATTTATTGGTGAGCAAGCCATTTACATTCAGTCATGCTTTTTGGCCTGTTTTTGGGAAACAATGTTTGGAATAAGCATCATCTCAATTGTCAAAGCAACAAATTGAGTTCAACTGTTCAagtgtcttaaaaaaaaaaaaaaaaaatccggcCAGGGTTCAGCACAATATGTGCAGTGTGGTAACAACAaatcacaaaacaataaacagatcTGGAACAACACAAGTCgtcatgttgtctttttttttttttttttttaaatcttggcTTTCTTTTAGTCCCCCTTCAACCCCCTccccacaaaaacaaaatgttttcataacaTAGGTGGCAAGTTGAGGTCTGGTTCTGCCACTCTGTGAGCGATGATGTCATATACTGTAAGGGAGGACTTTtcatttgggggaaaaaaatatcccCTTTTATTACCTTTTATGGATTATTTCTGCCAAAATAAGGCAATGGACTGTTAATGCGTCAGAGCTCACAATTGTATATTTCCTATACATAGCATTTACCTTTTGGAAAATGAATCAAAGCGTGTAGTTTCCCATTCCTGCTCAACCTCCCACCAAAAACGTCAACTTAAGCTGGAACTAATAAAACATGTTGCGGTTGCTTGGGGGCTCTTTTGACCAGTACACCTTAACAGGACAAGTAAGTctgcattcattttaatttttttagcaGATGACCTGAGAGTCTGAATGCATTTAAAAGGTTCTTAGCAGGTCTTCTATGCAtgcttgttttaaaaatgacaagtacATTTAGAGTTGggtaacttttttttgccagctGAAGCACATTAATCACGGCAGCAATTACTCACGACGACACTGTTTGCTTGCTTCGATGCAACTGCTGACTTTTTCTTAGGTAGCTTCAATCATCGACTTGTCATCGCGGACTCGAGCGAGCCAACGTTTAGGCTGTAATGTGCTAATGGCGATCTGTGCATTTGGTATCGGAGCCTTCGGTGCAATTAGAGAAAAGGCCATTTGACAGCAGGCAAATGCACATCATCAAAATCAATATTGTTCTAATAACATGTCAAGAAAATACATCATACTCACCCACAGCTGCTGATTATCAAATGTTTGCatattgtatgtttttctGCTCGAACTTGGCTTGCTTTCAATAATCAATCAGAGGATTTTCTGTGAGGTGAATTTGAAATAAGATTGGTTAAAGAATCGGCATCAAGTAGCTTTTTATGGTAAGAAGGAATACAAAATCTGCTCCTCAGTCGTCTCATAAATCGGCAAATACGCTCTTCCTAAGAATGTACTCAAGAAGAATCACTTCCCTGTGTCGTATTTCACGAAAATGAttaaagggggaaaaacaaaaaaatgtgtgtccTCTCCTCAGCCATTTTGATAGCAACACTAAATGCATCTCGGTGTATTTTCCCAGCCAACTTCAAAAGCCGGCAGCCAATGCAAAGCTAGTAGACAAGAAGAACATCTGCGTCTTTGTATTCCGCGCATTCTTGGTTGATGCATACTTTCGATTGGAACACAACTTGAGTCGCGATTGATGATGTTTCGCAAGATCACAAAGCACGGACAAGAATGAAAATGGAGAAAGTGAAGCTAGACTCATTGCTAGCTTGTCACCTACAGGTAATGTCAATCATAAGTAAGGTTTTATGTGTGCTATCTTAACACTTTATCAGTTTTAACTTCCTTTATAAAtaatagtagttttttttcttcctttattGTCAGTGGTCCAACGTGACTCAGTTGGTGTCATTAATTAGCTCAGTGAAGACGTAGCCAGCTACGTTAGCTTTTTGAGCTAGCCAGTTGCTATTCACCGACTGTTTTATGTGTTAATTTTACATTGCGTTAATGgtaaatttaatttttgacTTTTGTGAGGTGAAAAGTGACTCTACAGTTAATAAAGATTTGTGTTGGAGCTTGAAGTTGTATTTTTGGGAGGCCTGCCACATGACTGCAATTATTAAAATCCACTATCGAAAAGtaatttttgtgtcattagaAAAGTGACAGAGTCAAACAAACGGCGGCGGATGACACGGAGTAGAGAACACGGTTCACGTCTGGTCCCCAGGAAGAATCAACAATGTCTgtttttaggatttttttatttttttttagtgggggAGCAGGCGGGCCTTGTCGAGGGGGGAgaaagctgctgctgctcctgtcGGGTTAATTTGATCCACA is part of the Syngnathus acus chromosome 6, fSynAcu1.2, whole genome shotgun sequence genome and encodes:
- the nuak1b gene encoding NUAK family SNF1-like kinase 1, yielding MVHIRREIEIMSSLRHPHIISIYEVFENKDKIVIVMEYASKGELYDYISERRRLSERETRHFFRQIVSAVHHCHKNGVVHRDLKLENVLLDENCNIKIADFGLSNLYHKDKLLQTFCGSPLYASPEIVNGRPYRGPEVSANDADSQVDSWALGVLLYTLVYGTMPFDGGDHKNLIRQISNGDYKEPTQSSDARGLIRWMLMVNPERRATVEDIANHWWVNWGWKNSVCDCDAQRDRGGSPMLARFIDWQNRTEPRGPAALPQLLRQRPKKSKKEEGGQADGGGEDKPGLKRPKGILKTRAAGEQQSVGAEEGRTSGPEQAQGGGGEASSPDREEEETPFGGGSPAKMVPTLPKKGILKNNQQRESGYYSSPERSESSELLGGASMTLLATSPPKRAMGRKGILKRNGKYSTYSGPPSAAALAAGGALGEPPSAADSGLSRSQSRPSSMVGEDGGSVKSAEWHPSTPHLRPNIRACVSAENLLHLANFASFQPPPATLQGAKFGRGSRSKGSPQDNGSFSLLGDLEDMTQVYQQALDISSNLT